A stretch of the Staphylococcus sp. NRL 16/872 genome encodes the following:
- the ilvD gene encoding dihydroxy-acid dehydratase, with product MRSDMIKKGDHQAPARSLLHATGALKNPTDMNKPFVAICNSYIDIVPGHVHLRELADIAKEAIREAGAIPFEFNTIGVDDGIAMGHIGMRYSLPSRELIADAAETVINAHWFDGVFYIPNCDKITPGMILAAVRTNVPAIFCSGGPMKAGLSAQGKALTLSSMFEAVGAFKEGSITKEEFLDMEQNACPTCGSCAGMFTANSMNCLMEVLGLALPYNGTALAVSEQRREMVREAAFKLVENIKKDIKPRDIVTREAIDDAFALDMAMGGSTNTVLHTLAIANEAGIDYDLERINKIAKRTPYLSKIAPSSAYSMHDVHEAGGCPAIINELMKKEGTLHPDRITVTGKTLRENNEGKEIKNFKVIHPLDAPYDKEGGLSVLYGNLAPKGAVIKVGGVDPSIKVFTGKAICFDSHDAAVEAIDNKTVREGHVVVIRYEGPKGGPGMPEMLAPTSSIVGRGLGKDVALITDGRFSGATRGIAVGHISPEAASGGPIGLIKDDDEITINLIHRTLNVNQPDEVLEQRKQALPPFKAKVKTGYLARYTALVTSANTGGIMQVPENLI from the coding sequence ATGAGAAGCGACATGATTAAAAAAGGTGATCATCAAGCACCTGCGAGAAGTCTTTTACACGCCACGGGAGCACTCAAAAATCCAACAGATATGAACAAACCATTTGTAGCAATTTGTAATTCTTATATTGATATAGTACCAGGACACGTCCATTTGCGAGAATTAGCTGATATCGCTAAGGAAGCAATTCGTGAGGCAGGTGCTATTCCATTTGAATTTAATACAATCGGCGTGGATGATGGTATAGCTATGGGACATATTGGTATGCGCTATTCACTCCCTTCCCGAGAACTTATTGCTGATGCTGCTGAAACTGTCATTAATGCACATTGGTTTGATGGCGTATTCTATATTCCAAACTGCGATAAAATCACACCGGGTATGATTTTAGCTGCTGTCAGAACAAATGTACCAGCCATTTTTTGCTCAGGTGGACCGATGAAAGCTGGTCTTTCCGCTCAAGGTAAAGCACTCACTTTATCTTCAATGTTTGAAGCTGTCGGCGCTTTTAAAGAAGGTAGCATTACTAAAGAAGAATTTCTAGATATGGAGCAAAACGCCTGCCCTACTTGTGGCTCATGTGCAGGTATGTTTACTGCTAATTCAATGAACTGTTTAATGGAAGTCCTTGGATTAGCACTACCTTACAATGGCACAGCTTTAGCTGTTAGTGAGCAACGTCGTGAGATGGTTCGTGAAGCTGCTTTTAAATTAGTTGAGAATATTAAAAAGGACATTAAACCTAGAGATATTGTCACTAGAGAAGCGATTGATGATGCTTTCGCATTAGACATGGCAATGGGTGGTTCAACAAATACTGTATTACATACACTAGCGATTGCTAATGAAGCTGGTATTGATTATGACCTAGAGCGCATTAATAAAATTGCGAAACGTACACCTTACTTATCTAAAATTGCACCGAGCTCTGCATATTCAATGCATGATGTGCATGAAGCTGGTGGCTGTCCAGCTATTATTAATGAATTAATGAAAAAAGAAGGCACGTTACATCCTGACCGTATTACAGTTACAGGTAAAACATTGAGAGAAAATAATGAAGGTAAAGAAATTAAAAATTTCAAAGTCATTCACCCACTTGATGCACCATACGATAAAGAAGGCGGTTTATCTGTATTATATGGTAATTTAGCGCCTAAAGGAGCAGTAATCAAAGTTGGAGGCGTAGATCCATCTATCAAAGTATTCACTGGTAAAGCTATTTGTTTCGATTCACATGATGCAGCTGTTGAAGCGATTGATAATAAAACAGTACGCGAAGGTCATGTCGTGGTTATTCGTTACGAAGGTCCTAAAGGTGGTCCAGGCATGCCAGAGATGTTAGCCCCTACTTCTTCAATCGTAGGTAGAGGATTAGGTAAAGATGTAGCACTAATTACTGATGGACGCTTTTCAGGAGCAACGAGAGGTATCGCTGTTGGACACATCTCTCCAGAAGCCGCTTCTGGTGGTCCTATAGGATTAATTAAAGATGATGATGAAATAACAATTAATTTAATTCATCGTACCCTAAACGTTAATCAACCTGATGAAGTACTTGAGCAACGTAAACAAGCTTTACCCCCTTTTAAAGCGAAAGTTAAAACAGGTTATTTAGCGCGATACACTGCTTTGGTTACTAGCGCAAATACGGGTGGCATTATGCAAGTGCCTGAGAATCTCATTTAA
- the tsaE gene encoding tRNA (adenosine(37)-N6)-threonylcarbamoyltransferase complex ATPase subunit type 1 TsaE encodes MISIKHLDDMNRFAGILVKYLKPGDLILLNGDLGAGKTTLTQFIGKHLGVKRNINSPTFNIIKSYKGKSLKLHHMDCYRLEDSDEDLGFNEYFEDEAITVIEWSQFIEDLLPATQLIINIKTVSETERAIELIAKGDHYSKVKEEVEREFTTY; translated from the coding sequence ATGATAAGTATAAAACATTTAGATGACATGAATCGTTTTGCTGGCATATTAGTTAAATATCTTAAACCAGGAGATTTAATTTTATTAAATGGTGATTTGGGCGCAGGTAAAACAACATTAACTCAATTTATAGGTAAACATCTTGGCGTAAAACGAAATATTAATTCTCCTACGTTTAACATCATCAAATCGTATAAAGGGAAATCGCTGAAGTTACATCATATGGATTGTTATCGTCTTGAAGATTCTGATGAAGATTTAGGATTTAATGAATATTTTGAAGATGAAGCCATTACCGTGATTGAATGGAGCCAATTCATTGAAGATTTACTACCCGCTACGCAGTTAATTATTAATATTAAAACGGTGAGTGAAACAGAACGTGCGATTGAGTTGATTGCGAAAGGCGACCATTATTCTAAAGTTAAGGAGGAAGTTGAACGTGAATTCACTACTTATTGA